From the genome of Bacteroides sp. MSB163, one region includes:
- a CDS encoding glycosyl hydrolase 115 family protein, which produces MKARISWIFYCLVSFMLLPSLSAAERFVTNKSNGFTWIQQGKAYPILVDSQEDKGVLRAVANLQTDAGKVTGATPEIIHSPSGNRMLIVGSVENSLWIKQLVQAGKIPAADLKGKREKYILQTVKHPVEGVEEAIVIAGSDKRGTIYGIYELSRQMGVSPWYFWADVPVEKHDIISIKEGVYTDGEPAVKYRGIFLNDEWPSLGGWASATFGGFNSKFYETVFELVLRLKGNFMWPAMWNSAFYDDDPMNGPLANEMGIVMSTSHHEPMGQAQKDWKRRGKGEWNYTTNGAVLRDFWQQGMERCKDWEAVITLAMRGDGDEPMSEDANISLLQNIVKDQRKIIEKVTGKKAKETPQVWALYKEVQDYYDKGMRVPDDVTLLLCDDNWGNVRKLPDLKAKPRKGGYGMYYHFDYVGAPRNSKWINITQIQRTWEQMMLTYDYGVRELWVVNVGDLKPMEYPITFFLDMAWEPKRFNENNLFQHTVDFCRQQFGGYYAEEAARLIDTYTKYNRRVTPEMLNDRTYSLENYNEWQSVKDEYAVLCLDALKLYYLMPAEYRDAFDQLVLFPIQACSNLYDMYYAVAMNRKLAEANDVKANKWAEKVRACFERDSVLTYHYNHVMSGGKWNHIMDQTHIGYRSWNDPKRNIMPKVTSVPEPRIAPALPVFVEKDGYISIEAEHYTRSANGASANWVTIPNLGRTLSAVTTLPSTAIPGEDMYLEYDFETEKSGEATVIVRLSSTLNFNDYKGLRYAVSLDDGDEQIVNINGDYKGELGRLQAEHIITTQTKHLLDKKEKHTLRIRPLDPALVMQKIMIDFGGLKPSFLGAPESSVK; this is translated from the coding sequence ATGAAAGCAAGAATTAGTTGGATTTTTTATTGTTTAGTAAGTTTCATGTTACTTCCCTCTTTGTCGGCGGCAGAGCGTTTTGTGACAAATAAGAGCAATGGTTTTACCTGGATACAGCAAGGAAAGGCGTATCCGATACTGGTAGACTCGCAGGAAGATAAAGGAGTGCTGAGGGCTGTTGCTAATTTGCAGACAGATGCAGGTAAAGTGACAGGCGCTACTCCGGAAATTATTCATTCCCCATCCGGTAACCGTATGCTGATTGTCGGTTCTGTTGAGAATAGTTTATGGATTAAACAACTGGTGCAGGCAGGAAAGATTCCAGCTGCAGATTTGAAGGGGAAACGTGAGAAATATATTCTTCAGACGGTGAAGCATCCCGTGGAAGGAGTAGAAGAGGCAATTGTCATTGCAGGTAGTGACAAGCGGGGAACTATTTACGGTATTTACGAGCTTTCCCGGCAGATGGGTGTCTCTCCCTGGTATTTCTGGGCAGATGTTCCGGTGGAGAAGCATGATATTATATCTATTAAAGAAGGTGTATATACCGATGGTGAACCGGCAGTGAAGTACCGCGGTATTTTCCTGAATGATGAATGGCCCAGTTTAGGCGGCTGGGCGTCTGCTACCTTTGGTGGGTTCAATAGTAAGTTCTACGAAACGGTGTTCGAACTGGTGCTTCGCCTCAAAGGAAATTTTATGTGGCCTGCCATGTGGAACAGTGCTTTCTACGATGATGACCCGATGAACGGTCCGTTGGCCAACGAGATGGGAATTGTGATGAGTACTTCCCATCATGAACCGATGGGACAGGCTCAAAAGGACTGGAAACGTCGTGGAAAAGGAGAGTGGAATTACACTACGAACGGTGCTGTGTTGCGCGACTTCTGGCAGCAGGGTATGGAACGCTGCAAGGATTGGGAAGCGGTGATCACCCTTGCCATGCGTGGCGACGGCGATGAACCGATGAGCGAAGATGCCAATATCTCCTTGTTGCAGAATATCGTGAAAGATCAGCGGAAAATCATAGAGAAAGTAACCGGTAAGAAGGCAAAAGAAACTCCGCAGGTATGGGCGCTTTATAAGGAAGTGCAGGATTATTATGATAAGGGTATGCGAGTGCCCGACGATGTAACGCTGCTGCTCTGTGATGACAACTGGGGCAATGTACGTAAATTGCCCGACTTGAAAGCGAAGCCTCGTAAAGGTGGTTACGGCATGTATTATCATTTCGACTATGTAGGGGCTCCCCGTAACTCCAAATGGATAAATATTACTCAGATACAACGCACGTGGGAGCAGATGATGCTGACCTATGACTATGGCGTGCGCGAATTGTGGGTGGTGAACGTAGGTGACTTGAAGCCGATGGAATATCCCATCACCTTCTTTTTAGATATGGCCTGGGAACCGAAACGTTTCAATGAAAATAATCTGTTTCAGCATACGGTGGATTTCTGTCGTCAGCAATTTGGCGGATACTATGCCGAAGAAGCGGCTCGTCTGATCGACACCTATACTAAATACAACCGTAGGGTTACTCCGGAAATGTTGAATGACCGGACTTACAGCCTGGAAAATTATAACGAATGGCAAAGTGTAAAAGATGAATACGCTGTATTGTGTCTGGATGCTTTGAAACTTTATTATCTGATGCCTGCCGAATACCGGGATGCTTTCGACCAACTGGTACTTTTCCCGATACAGGCATGTTCCAACTTATATGATATGTACTATGCCGTGGCAATGAACCGTAAACTGGCAGAGGCCAATGATGTGAAAGCCAATAAATGGGCGGAAAAGGTACGTGCATGTTTCGAGCGCGACTCCGTGCTGACTTATCATTATAATCATGTAATGAGTGGGGGCAAATGGAATCATATCATGGATCAGACTCACATCGGATATAGATCCTGGAATGATCCGAAGCGCAATATAATGCCTAAAGTGACTTCTGTACCCGAGCCCCGTATAGCTCCTGCGCTACCTGTGTTTGTAGAAAAGGATGGATATATATCTATTGAAGCAGAACATTATACCCGTTCAGCGAACGGTGCATCTGCCAATTGGGTTACGATCCCTAATCTGGGACGTACCTTGTCAGCCGTCACTACCTTGCCTTCCACAGCTATTCCGGGAGAAGATATGTATCTGGAATATGACTTTGAAACGGAGAAGAGTGGTGAAGCAACAGTTATCGTACGTCTCTCTTCTACATTGAATTTCAATGATTATAAAGGACTGCGATATGCGGTTTCACTGGATGATGGCGACGAACAGATAGTCAACATCAACGGTGATTATAAAGGTGAACTTGGCAGATTGCAGGCGGAGCACATCATCACTACCCAAACGAAACATTTGCTTGATAAGAAAGAAAAGCATACCTTGCGCATCCGTCCGCTTGATCCGGCACTTGTCATGCAGAAGATAATGATTGACTTTGGAGGTTTGAAACCTTCTTTCTTGGGAGCGCCGGAGAGTTCAGTAAAATAA
- a CDS encoding sialate O-acetylesterase produces the protein MKYRFTLLIVLACICFVLAEAKVKLPSVLSDGMVLQRERPIKIWGTADPGENVTVTLKKKKYTVVTDENGKWLVTLPAMKAGGPYELTVNEVTVKDILIGDVWLCSGQSNMELTVARVADMFGKETATYENSMIRYVKTPYGNDLHGPKEDISQMNWTALNPQVAQSYAALPYFFAIEMYNETKVPVGIINSSWGGSSIEAWMSEDALQAFPKNLRERDIYNSDEYKALMNKAGGMMSRFWNLSLDKGDEGLHAPVKWYEPELNDSDWEEVNMFSYQLGSKDGYPVSGSHWFRQNICLTSGQAEKDAILRLGCMVNADSVYVNGVFVGTTSYQYPPRIYKVPASVLKAGENLVTVRLINSGGRPSFVKGKPYCMAIDGDTVRLSEQWKYRLGCEMPAGRGGVSFQNIPTGMYNSMIFPLRNLTFKGALWYQGESNAGRPGEYEALLTAMLKDWRVKFADEDLPFFIMQLPNFMQMHQQPVESGWAGMREAQRQVTLKLPNTSLVVAIDLGEWNDIHPLNKKELARRVALQVKKQVYGHKDVVHSGPLCTDASVESGKIILSFEAGTDDLMPVAQLKGFALAGADGRFKWAEATVEGNKVVVWSEGITQPVKVRYAWDDNPQEANLKNKAGLPASPFQMDVSR, from the coding sequence ATGAAATACAGATTTACTTTATTGATAGTGCTGGCCTGCATCTGTTTCGTGTTGGCTGAGGCTAAGGTGAAACTCCCGTCTGTTCTTTCGGATGGGATGGTATTGCAACGTGAACGTCCCATAAAGATATGGGGAACGGCTGATCCGGGTGAGAATGTGACAGTAACTCTCAAGAAGAAGAAATACACGGTAGTGACCGATGAAAATGGCAAATGGCTGGTAACACTTCCTGCAATGAAGGCCGGTGGTCCTTATGAGCTGACAGTGAACGAAGTGACAGTGAAGGATATCCTGATAGGAGATGTATGGTTGTGCTCGGGACAGTCGAATATGGAACTGACGGTGGCGCGTGTAGCGGATATGTTTGGCAAGGAGACTGCCACTTACGAGAATTCGATGATCCGCTATGTCAAGACTCCTTATGGTAATGATTTACATGGCCCTAAAGAAGATATATCTCAGATGAACTGGACAGCGTTGAATCCGCAAGTTGCCCAGTCTTATGCCGCGTTACCTTACTTTTTTGCAATAGAGATGTATAATGAGACGAAAGTTCCTGTCGGCATTATCAATTCAAGTTGGGGAGGAAGTTCTATTGAAGCCTGGATGAGTGAAGATGCGCTTCAGGCATTCCCGAAGAACCTGCGCGAGAGGGATATCTATAACTCCGATGAATACAAGGCATTGATGAATAAGGCGGGAGGAATGATGTCGAGGTTTTGGAACCTCTCTTTAGATAAAGGTGATGAAGGTCTTCATGCTCCGGTTAAATGGTATGAACCGGAATTGAATGATTCCGACTGGGAGGAAGTGAATATGTTTTCTTATCAGTTGGGCAGTAAGGATGGTTATCCGGTAAGTGGATCGCACTGGTTCCGGCAGAATATTTGCCTTACATCCGGACAGGCTGAGAAGGATGCCATATTGCGTTTGGGCTGTATGGTAAATGCGGACTCTGTGTATGTGAATGGCGTTTTTGTAGGCACTACTTCCTATCAATATCCGCCGCGCATTTATAAAGTTCCTGCATCGGTGTTGAAAGCGGGAGAGAATCTGGTTACGGTACGTCTTATTAATTCCGGTGGTCGTCCCAGCTTTGTAAAAGGTAAACCCTATTGCATGGCGATAGATGGGGATACGGTTCGCTTGTCCGAGCAATGGAAGTATAGGTTGGGTTGTGAAATGCCTGCCGGAAGAGGAGGTGTATCTTTTCAGAACATTCCGACTGGTATGTATAATTCCATGATTTTTCCTTTGCGGAATCTTACTTTTAAGGGAGCTTTGTGGTATCAGGGCGAATCGAATGCAGGACGTCCGGGTGAATATGAAGCTTTATTGACTGCCATGCTTAAAGATTGGCGGGTGAAATTTGCAGATGAAGACTTGCCATTCTTTATTATGCAGCTACCCAATTTTATGCAGATGCATCAGCAACCTGTGGAAAGTGGTTGGGCAGGTATGCGTGAAGCACAGCGGCAGGTGACGTTGAAGTTGCCTAATACCTCTTTGGTTGTGGCAATAGACTTAGGAGAGTGGAATGATATTCATCCGCTGAATAAGAAGGAACTGGCAAGGAGGGTAGCGCTTCAGGTCAAGAAGCAGGTATATGGGCATAAGGATGTGGTTCATAGCGGTCCGTTGTGTACTGATGCATCTGTTGAAAGTGGAAAGATCATTCTGTCTTTTGAGGCGGGAACAGATGACTTAATGCCTGTAGCTCAACTTAAAGGTTTTGCGCTGGCGGGAGCGGACGGACGTTTTAAATGGGCTGAGGCGACCGTGGAAGGTAATAAAGTGGTGGTCTGGAGTGAAGGGATAACTCAACCGGTAAAAGTGCGTTATGCCTGGGATGATAATCCCCAGGAGGCCAATTTGAAGAATAAAGCGGGGCTTCCGGCTTCGCCGTTCCAAATGGATGTATCACGATAG